A stretch of DNA from Thiomicrospira sp. XS5:
GAATCGACTCGGTACGGCCGCCAGTCTGCAGACCGAAAATGGTGCCGCGGTCGAAGGCCAAGTTGAATTCGGCATAACGGCCACGACGATATAATTGGAAGTCGCGTTGACGATCCCCGTACGGCACCGATTTACGACGCGCCACAATAGGACGATAGGCTTCAATGTAATGATTTCCGACCGACTGCATAAAACGGAAGCAGGTCTCGAAGTCCCAACCGAAAGTGCTTTCATTTAAATCGTCATAGAACAACCCGCCAACACCGCGGGTTTCATTACGGTGTTTCAGGAAAAAGTATTCATCACACCAGTCTTTATACTTGCTGTAAATCTCATCACCGAACGGATCGCAAGCCGCTTTGGACTGTAAATGCCAATGCACAACGTCATCGTCAAACGGGTAATACGGCGTCAAATCAAAGCCACCGCCAAACCACCAGACCGGCTCTTCGCCGTCTTTTTCCGCCACAAACAAACGTACATTGGCGTGCGATGTCGGGACATAAGGGTTACGCGGATGAATGACCAAGGACACCCCCAGCGCTTGAAAGGAACGGCCCGCCAGTTCCGGGCGGTGCGCGGTGGCCGAGGCCGGTAAGGTTTTGCCGCGCACATGGGAAAAGTTCACGCCCCCTTTTTCAATGACATCACCGCCTTCCAACACCCGGCTGATACCGCCGCCCGTCAAGCCCATCTCACCGTGGTCTGGCTCTCTTTCCCATTGATCGACAATGAAATCTTTGGAGCCGTCTTCCGCCGCCAGTTGTCGGCAAATATCGGCTTGCAGATCGAGCAGGTAAGTCTTAACGGCTTCGATGTCCACGTGATTCGGTTGTGTGTCTGACATAAACATTCCTTCATTCGTTGGGAGCGATTCAGGCGCTATTTTATAGAAAAAGCCCCGCCACTTCTTTAAAATATCCATTTCATCGGATTGGAAAAAGCGCATGAAAAAACAATATTTTTGGATCTTCCCCTTACTGATACTGACTTTGCTCAGCCTTATCGGTTGCAGCGCCCAGACCACCAAACAGGGGTCGGTCGGCATTGAACGCGAACAAATGCTGTTGGTTTCCGAGCAAGAAATGCAAAAGGGGGCGGATCAAGCCTATCGCGAAGTGCTGGCCGAAGCCAAGAAAAACCATGCGCTCAACACCGACCCTAAAGAGCTGAAGCGTTTACGAACCATTGCAAGTCGCTTGGTTCCGCAAACCAAAGTCTACCGAGAAGATGCGCCTGACTGGCATTGGGAAGTCAATTTACTGAAATCCGACGAGCTGAACGCCTGGTGTATGCCGGGCGGGAAAATCGCCTTTTACACCGGCATTATTGACACGCTGCAACTGACTGATGACGAAATCGCCGCCATTATGGGGCATGAGATGGCCCATGCTTTACGCGAACACAGCCGGGAACGCGCCTCTCAACAAATGGTCAGCCAAGCCGGTTTGACCGCTTTGAGTATCCTCACCGGCATCCAGGGCCCGGCGTTGGACGCCAGTAATCTGGTCATGCAAACCACCTTTCTCCTGCCGAACAGTCGTACCCACGAAACCGAAGCCGACCGCATGGGCGTGGAATTGGCGGCCCGCGCCGGATACGATCCGTATGCGGCCGTCTCCGTTTGGGAAAAAATGGGCAAACTCTCCAAAGACGCGCCGCCGGAATTTCTCAGCACCCACCCATCCAACGCCACCCGAGTGGACGATTTGAAAAAATACGCCGCCATGGTCGAACCGCTGTATCAACAGGCGAAAAAAAATCCACCCAAACCGGCCAAGATTGTTTCGCAACCGAACCCCTAACAAGCCCAGATCAACGTAAACGACGACCGGTTTCGGCCTCCCAAATTTCGGATGGCGTTGCCGCGCCGCTGACCTGACCGATTAACACCGGCACCTCCGGAAACGCCACCAGGCAATCTGCCTCGCTGCGAATCGGCTC
This window harbors:
- the hemF gene encoding oxygen-dependent coproporphyrinogen oxidase codes for the protein MSDTQPNHVDIEAVKTYLLDLQADICRQLAAEDGSKDFIVDQWEREPDHGEMGLTGGGISRVLEGGDVIEKGGVNFSHVRGKTLPASATAHRPELAGRSFQALGVSLVIHPRNPYVPTSHANVRLFVAEKDGEEPVWWFGGGFDLTPYYPFDDDVVHWHLQSKAACDPFGDEIYSKYKDWCDEYFFLKHRNETRGVGGLFYDDLNESTFGWDFETCFRFMQSVGNHYIEAYRPIVARRKSVPYGDRQRDFQLYRRGRYAEFNLAFDRGTIFGLQTGGRTESILMSMPPLATWKYDYHPEPGTEEAKLYEYLAPRDWLNLEGS
- a CDS encoding M48 family metallopeptidase; this encodes MKKQYFWIFPLLILTLLSLIGCSAQTTKQGSVGIEREQMLLVSEQEMQKGADQAYREVLAEAKKNHALNTDPKELKRLRTIASRLVPQTKVYREDAPDWHWEVNLLKSDELNAWCMPGGKIAFYTGIIDTLQLTDDEIAAIMGHEMAHALREHSRERASQQMVSQAGLTALSILTGIQGPALDASNLVMQTTFLLPNSRTHETEADRMGVELAARAGYDPYAAVSVWEKMGKLSKDAPPEFLSTHPSNATRVDDLKKYAAMVEPLYQQAKKNPPKPAKIVSQPNP